The Canis lupus dingo isolate Sandy chromosome 8, ASM325472v2, whole genome shotgun sequence genome has a segment encoding these proteins:
- the LOC118355584 gene encoding 40S ribosomal protein SA-like, producing the protein MSGALDVLQMKEEDVLKFLAAGTHLGGTNLDFQMEQYIYKRKSDGIYIINLKRTWEKLLLAARAIVAIENPADVSVISSRNTGQRAVLKFAAATGATPIAGRFTPGTFTNQIQAAFREPRLLVVTDPRADHQPLTEASYVNLPTIALCNTDSPLCYVDIAIPCNNKGVHSVGLMWWMLAREVLLMRGTISCEHPWEVMPDLYFYRDPEEIEKEEQATAEKAVTKEEFQGEWMAPAPEFTATQPEVADWSEGVQVPSVPIQQFPTEDWSAQPATEDWSAAPTAQATEWVGTTTECS; encoded by the coding sequence ATGTCCGGAGCCCTTGATGTTCTGcaaatgaaggaggaggatgtCCTCAAATTCCTTGCAGCAGGAACCCACTTAGGTGGCACCAACCTTGACTTCCAAATGGAACAATACATctacaaaaggaaaagtgatgGTATCTACATCATAAATCTGAAGAGAACCTGGGAGAAGCTTCTGTTGGCAGCTCGTGCCATTGTTGCCATTGAAAACCCAGCTGATGTCAGTGTTATATCATCTAGGAATACTGGCCAGCGAGCTGTGCTGAAATTTGCTGCTGCTACTGGAGCCACTCCTATTGCTGGCCGCTTCACTCCTGGAACCTTCACTAACCAGATCCAGGCAGCCTTCCGAGAGCCAAGGCTTCTGGTAGTTACTGATCCCAGGGCTGACCACCAGCCTCTCACAGAGGCATCTTACGTTAACCTGCCTACCATTGCTCTGTGTAACACAGACTCTCCTCTGTGCTACGTGGACATTGCCATCCCTTGCAACAACAAGGGAGTTCACTCAGTGGGTCTGATGTGGTGGATGCTAGCCCGGGAAGTCCTGCTCATGCGTGGCACCATTTCCTGTGAGCACCCATGGGAAGTCATGCCTGATCTCTACTTCTATAGAGATCCTGaagagattgaaaaggaagaacaggcCACTGCTGAAAAGGCTGTAACTAAGGAGGAATTTCAGGGTGAATGGATGGCTCCAGCTCCTGAGTTCACTGCTACTCAGCCTGAAGTTGCAGACTGGTCTGAAGGCGTGCAGGTGCCCTCTGTGCCTATTCAGCAGTTCCCTACTGAAGACTGGAGTGCTCAGCCAGCCACTGAAGATTGGTCTGCAGCTCCCACTGCTCAGGCCACTGAATGGGTAGGAACAACCACTGAGTGCTCTTAA